DNA from Ignavibacteria bacterium:
CACCAACCAAACTCGATTTCGGTCCGGTAGTGTTTTATATCGCGCGTCATTTCGGATTTTGTTACGGTGTCGAGAATGCAATTGAAATTTCATATAAAGCGCTTGCTGAAAATCCCGATAAAAGAATTTTTCTTTTGAGTGAGATGATTCATAATCCTGAGGTCAATAAAGATTTAATAAACCGCGGAGTGAAATTCTTAACAGAAACATCAGGAAAGCAATTGATTGACTGGAGTGAATTAAAGCCCGAAGATATTGTTATTATCCCTGCATTCGGAACTACACTTGAAATTGAAAACAAACTTTCATCAATCGGCATTGACCCGTTGAAATATAACACGACTTGTCCTTTTGTGGAAAAAGTCTGGAACCGCGCCGAAACACTGGGAAAATCAGGACATACAATAATCGTTCACGGAAAATACAAGCACGAGGAAACCCGCGCAACTTTTTCGCATAGCGAAGAAAATGCTCCGACAATGATTGTCCGTGATATTGACGAAACAAAAATTTTAGCTGATTACATTTTAGGAAAAATTTCGACGGATGAGTTTTATGATTTCTTCAAGAACAGGTTCTCGAATAACTTTGACCCTGAAAAACATCTCGATAAAATCGGGGTTGTGAATCAAACTACAATGCTTGCAACTGAAACGCAGTCAATTGCAGATTATCTGAAGCAAGCAATGATTCAGAAATACGGCGATGAAAACATAAAAGAACATTTTGCGGACACCCGCGATACGCTTTGTTATGCAACTCATGATAACCAGAATGCAACTTACGGCTTGCTTGAACAGGATGCGGATATTGCCATCGTTGTGGGAGGGTACAACAGTTCAAACACATCACATATCGTTGAGCTTTGTGAAGAAAAACTTCCGACATATTTCATAAGCTCTGCTGAAAAAATTCTTGACAGAAATACAATCACGCATTACAACATACACACGCACGAGTTTTTAACCACAAAGAATTTCATTCCTGAAAAAAATCCGGTGAAAATTATCCTGACAAGCGGAGCGTCTTGCCCCGACTCTATTGTAGATGACGTGCTTCAGAAAATACTTTCATATTTTCCTGAGCACAAAACTTTGGACGAGGTTTTAACTTCTATTAGTTTAAATTAAATCTTAAGTAAGTTTTTTCAATGCAGTTTCGAGGTTTTTAATCACATCGTTAATCTCATCTTTCTTGACCGTTCCGACACTCAATCTGAACCAGTGTGAAGCTTCGGACGTTCCGAATGCATAAAAAGGAACAAGCCCCATTTTTGCTTCATTGATTAAATAACGTGTGATGTCGTGTGAATCATTTATGATATTTCCATCAGGTTTAATTCTGCCGTTTAGATCAAATTTCACGGTTAGATAAATTGCTGCCTGCGGAGGAATGACCTCAATTGGGTACCCTTTCGCTTTTAGTGATAACAACCCTTCATAAAATT
Protein-coding regions in this window:
- a CDS encoding 4-hydroxy-3-methylbut-2-enyl diphosphate reductase, which gives rise to MKTFDIPIFYRSPVISKLKNIRKVSDPRKKDYSPTKLDFGPVVFYIARHFGFCYGVENAIEISYKALAENPDKRIFLLSEMIHNPEVNKDLINRGVKFLTETSGKQLIDWSELKPEDIVIIPAFGTTLEIENKLSSIGIDPLKYNTTCPFVEKVWNRAETLGKSGHTIIVHGKYKHEETRATFSHSEENAPTMIVRDIDETKILADYILGKISTDEFYDFFKNRFSNNFDPEKHLDKIGVVNQTTMLATETQSIADYLKQAMIQKYGDENIKEHFADTRDTLCYATHDNQNATYGLLEQDADIAIVVGGYNSSNTSHIVELCEEKLPTYFISSAEKILDRNTITHYNIHTHEFLTTKNFIPEKNPVKIILTSGASCPDSIVDDVLQKILSYFPEHKTLDEVLTSISLN